A genomic window from Bdellovibrio sp. SKB1291214 includes:
- a CDS encoding YiiX/YebB-like N1pC/P60 family cysteine hydrolase produces the protein MRRWLALATLTISILISALSAEAGTRIAFLETFNSRGERVEYEPGARFSHTAIQFDDIGELWLNAYPGEGVAIITLDQLNHHGTITEVIEIDQPVQFQQAAPYMGLPFDFWYSWDDKAMYCSELLGKLLNIPTHPMTFNKKVWPKNYWDLDGTPGLSPDNLYRWAVEHQVKN, from the coding sequence ATGCGTCGCTGGTTGGCTTTAGCAACTCTTACTATAAGTATTCTGATTTCTGCTCTATCGGCAGAGGCTGGAACACGCATCGCCTTTCTTGAAACATTTAATTCTCGAGGCGAGCGAGTGGAATATGAGCCCGGAGCACGCTTTTCGCACACTGCTATTCAGTTCGATGACATTGGGGAGCTGTGGCTTAATGCTTACCCTGGCGAAGGTGTCGCCATTATCACTCTCGATCAATTGAACCACCATGGTACGATAACGGAAGTTATCGAGATCGATCAGCCGGTTCAATTCCAGCAAGCAGCTCCCTATATGGGGCTGCCATTTGATTTCTGGTATTCTTGGGATGATAAAGCGATGTACTGCTCAGAGCTTTTAGGGAAACTCTTAAACATCCCCACTCATCCCATGACTTTTAATAAAAAAGTTTGGCCAAAGAATTACTGGGACCTTGATGGCACTCCCGGGCTTTCTCCCGACAACCTATACCGCTGGGCGGTTGAGCACCAAGTTAAGAACTAA
- a CDS encoding low affinity iron permease family protein, translating to MNELFRKISNQISHWVGTPYAFVLAVGGIILWAVLGPVFDYSDTWQLVINTATTIITFLMVFLIQNTQNRDARAIHLKLDELIRATNGARDDLIDLEEMSDDMLDQVHADFRATHERMGEVIEKIEAQKKNRQK from the coding sequence ATGAATGAGTTATTTCGCAAAATCTCTAATCAAATTTCTCACTGGGTCGGAACTCCTTACGCCTTTGTCTTGGCCGTCGGTGGCATTATCTTATGGGCAGTTCTGGGTCCTGTTTTTGATTATTCCGATACGTGGCAATTAGTGATTAACACGGCGACCACGATTATTACTTTTCTGATGGTATTCCTGATTCAAAATACTCAAAACAGGGATGCCCGCGCCATTCACCTTAAGTTAGATGAATTAATTCGTGCCACCAATGGCGCGCGTGATGATTTGATTGATCTTGAAGAAATGTCTGATGATATGCTTGATCAAGTGCACGCAGACTTTCGTGCCACTCATGAGCGCATGGGCGAAGTGATCGAAAAGATCGAAGCTCAAAAGAAAAATCGTCAGAAGTAG
- a CDS encoding amidohydrolase family protein — protein MKKQITKNILISTLLTSSVIGCAGGSSIQSTSNTPVKKIHESIIVKGVTIVNTQNGQLQSNMAVMIDAGKISKIIPADMIGEQGGKRIIDATGKYLVPGYNDMHAHILDEASSQEMAAVMLAHGITGYRQMSGSDELLNQRKDNKLTLPEDSPELLGMPGPVLVRSNASTPEAATALVQKQRVEGADFIKVVDVSPSAFFAALAEAKKEGEYFAGHIPAGVDAVQASKQGMLSIEHLGPVDSVLISCSTNEAAARKAIGSEANVNMSAEIGKLTIANPLLVRLMANQNAFLKTRMIIDTYSDSKCKKVADTFANFKTWHVPTLIRNQTMQMADKADFSKSPNLQYVPRATREYWNEVSQQFTKTVKPVARETLRQLTQMDMKLVKLFDQQGVKMLTGSDVGGMWVVPGVSLHQEFDLLAKAGLTPLKVLQMTTLNSAEFLGKRTSMGTVEMGKDANLVLLDANPVQSVANLHKISAVIRDGKFYSQDTLEKLKMEAANKMAAATETTSSNHVH, from the coding sequence ATGAAAAAACAAATAACGAAAAACATCCTAATTAGCACGTTGTTAACAAGTTCAGTTATTGGTTGCGCTGGTGGAAGCAGTATTCAGTCCACATCCAATACTCCCGTAAAAAAAATCCACGAAAGTATCATCGTTAAAGGTGTAACAATCGTAAATACTCAAAATGGTCAATTGCAGTCCAATATGGCTGTAATGATTGATGCGGGGAAAATTTCAAAAATCATTCCGGCTGATATGATTGGCGAGCAGGGCGGAAAACGAATCATCGATGCCACAGGCAAATACTTGGTGCCAGGTTATAACGACATGCATGCTCATATCCTCGATGAGGCTTCATCACAGGAAATGGCAGCAGTGATGTTAGCTCACGGTATCACAGGGTATCGTCAGATGTCAGGGAGTGATGAGCTTTTAAATCAACGTAAAGACAATAAACTGACATTGCCAGAGGACTCTCCGGAGTTATTAGGGATGCCTGGGCCCGTCCTTGTAAGAAGCAATGCTTCAACGCCGGAAGCAGCAACAGCGCTGGTACAAAAACAACGCGTTGAAGGTGCTGACTTTATTAAAGTGGTCGACGTTTCACCAAGTGCCTTTTTTGCGGCTTTGGCAGAAGCTAAAAAGGAAGGCGAATACTTTGCGGGTCATATACCGGCAGGGGTTGATGCGGTTCAGGCCTCTAAGCAGGGTATGTTGTCCATCGAACACCTAGGGCCTGTTGATTCTGTTTTAATCAGCTGCTCTACCAATGAAGCGGCTGCTCGTAAAGCCATTGGCTCCGAAGCCAACGTCAACATGAGTGCGGAGATCGGCAAATTGACAATTGCTAATCCTTTGTTGGTTCGCCTCATGGCCAATCAAAATGCCTTTTTAAAAACGCGCATGATCATTGATACCTATAGCGATTCAAAATGTAAAAAAGTGGCCGACACGTTTGCAAATTTTAAAACATGGCACGTTCCAACATTGATTCGTAATCAGACGATGCAGATGGCGGATAAGGCCGATTTTTCAAAGTCGCCGAATTTGCAATATGTACCTCGCGCGACTCGGGAATACTGGAATGAAGTTTCGCAGCAGTTCACTAAAACTGTAAAACCCGTGGCGCGCGAAACTTTACGTCAGCTTACGCAAATGGATATGAAACTTGTGAAGCTTTTTGATCAACAAGGCGTGAAAATGCTAACGGGTTCTGATGTTGGCGGCATGTGGGTTGTTCCAGGAGTTTCATTGCACCAAGAATTTGATCTGTTGGCTAAGGCGGGTTTGACTCCACTAAAGGTTTTGCAAATGACGACTCTGAATAGCGCAGAATTCTTAGGAAAGCGTACCAGCATGGGAACTGTAGAAATGGGTAAAGACGCAAACTTGGTATTGCTTGATGCAAACCCAGTTCAAAGCGTTGCAAATCTTCATAAAATCAGTGCCGTGATTCGCGATGGTAAATTCTATTCTCAAGACACACTTGAAAAATTGAAAATGGAGGCTGCAAATAAAATGGCTGCGGCAACCGAGACAACATCCTCTAACCACGTTCATTAG
- a CDS encoding MarC family protein, translating to MNSISVASFYHYVFVCFVALFPPVNPIGSAFIVGPFLKGQPSQRRIKAAAAIALYCLSICIAFTLLGGFFFKLFGISVPVVQIAGGILIARMGLSILTATEPSEDQEKVVDNEDHPRSKSLKSLLFYPLAFPTTTGGGTISVLLALSANSYHVDPAIHMFNLLATSVACLLMAAVIFACYSLTPTILDRLNLQALQVCNKLSGFLTFCVGIQIVVDGVLGIAKILTKG from the coding sequence ATGAATTCGATCTCGGTTGCGTCTTTCTATCATTATGTTTTCGTATGCTTTGTGGCGTTGTTTCCACCAGTAAATCCGATTGGCAGTGCCTTTATCGTCGGTCCATTTTTAAAAGGACAACCCAGCCAAAGACGTATTAAGGCAGCCGCAGCCATAGCGCTTTATTGTTTGAGTATTTGCATCGCTTTCACTCTTTTGGGCGGATTCTTTTTTAAGCTGTTTGGGATTTCTGTTCCGGTGGTACAAATCGCCGGCGGCATTTTGATTGCGCGCATGGGCCTTAGCATTTTAACAGCGACAGAACCTTCCGAAGATCAAGAAAAAGTCGTAGATAACGAAGATCATCCGCGATCGAAGTCGTTGAAGTCACTTTTGTTTTATCCGTTGGCTTTTCCAACGACGACGGGCGGAGGCACCATTTCCGTCCTTTTGGCACTGAGTGCTAATAGTTATCACGTAGATCCAGCGATTCACATGTTCAATTTGCTCGCGACTTCAGTCGCGTGTTTACTGATGGCAGCCGTTATATTCGCGTGCTATTCATTGACACCAACAATTCTCGACAGACTGAATCTACAAGCGCTGCAAGTTTGTAACAAACTGAGCGGTTTTTTGACGTTTTGTGTAGGGATCCAAATTGTGGTGGACGGCGTCTTGGGAATTGCAAAAATTCTTACCAAAGGCTGA
- a CDS encoding sensor histidine kinase, with translation MASSWDLTPSVRVGYSPVSVSDPKQIEFGSESNSSLRQGYSANDPWFQIKINNNSDDHLEKILYFDSPQVGRLTLWQDGKYRPQYSGPGYSLAERAYSSRLAAFHIQLGPQENGTFYIKRDVHHALNTKVFLADEAEFEHQENHARTIFYFYLGGILALVVYNFFLGIFTNEKDYLYYSFFAASFGATALVLHGVVDTYIFPNKVVVFSNYLMFFSSLTLFAGCLFVERFLNITQEFPMGFWGLRVFKVLAVVPMIGSFWVPSHRNLFFLGFWIDASIALAILFFIFCGFYMLLRHAHKLATYFLCSWAVVLCGTFVWLASFYGIIPSNTVTQYSLLFANFGEMLVLALGLAYKIRVLDEQKRRALRAAEDKERYHRLVRVLSHDVANTVSGLLYHSDMLRSHVDRGAASVHLDRIYNSTQQLIQILASVRHEEVFHVFKENAEMELVDLRAVCEEVLHHYAWQLREKQLRVQMNVPQEAMVRADRAALSNQVISNIVSNCIKFSEAKKLISLKLIDDSEFRVLEITDQGMGILPEEIETVFAAKKLISHRGASNEVGTGIGTSLVSEYMKIFGGKIEVESFHHTLHAESGTTVRLIFPNLQRLGN, from the coding sequence ATGGCATCTTCTTGGGACCTAACTCCAAGTGTACGAGTAGGCTACAGCCCGGTGAGTGTGAGCGATCCCAAACAAATTGAGTTTGGTTCTGAATCGAACTCCTCCTTGCGGCAGGGCTATTCAGCCAATGATCCTTGGTTTCAAATTAAAATTAACAACAACAGCGATGACCACTTAGAGAAAATTCTTTACTTTGATTCACCCCAGGTCGGTCGACTGACGTTGTGGCAGGATGGAAAATACCGTCCTCAATATTCGGGACCGGGTTATTCCTTAGCGGAGCGGGCTTACTCGTCACGCTTAGCTGCGTTTCATATTCAACTAGGTCCTCAAGAAAACGGAACGTTTTATATAAAACGCGATGTGCACCATGCTCTCAACACGAAAGTTTTCTTGGCGGATGAGGCCGAGTTTGAACATCAAGAAAACCATGCACGGACTATTTTCTATTTTTATTTGGGCGGCATTCTTGCCCTGGTTGTTTACAATTTTTTTCTGGGCATCTTTACGAATGAAAAGGACTACCTTTACTATTCATTTTTTGCAGCAAGTTTTGGTGCTACTGCACTTGTTTTGCATGGAGTTGTGGATACTTATATTTTCCCAAATAAAGTTGTGGTTTTTTCCAATTACTTGATGTTTTTTTCTTCGCTTACTTTGTTTGCAGGATGCTTGTTTGTTGAGCGTTTTTTAAATATCACCCAAGAATTTCCAATGGGTTTTTGGGGACTCAGAGTTTTTAAAGTGTTGGCTGTGGTGCCGATGATAGGTAGCTTTTGGGTGCCATCTCACCGGAACCTTTTCTTTTTAGGATTTTGGATTGATGCCTCGATCGCTTTAGCAATCCTGTTTTTTATCTTCTGCGGCTTTTATATGTTACTGCGCCATGCGCATAAACTTGCGACTTATTTTCTTTGCAGTTGGGCTGTAGTTCTGTGTGGAACCTTTGTGTGGTTGGCTTCCTTTTATGGAATTATTCCTAGCAATACGGTGACTCAGTATTCCTTATTGTTTGCAAATTTTGGTGAGATGCTGGTGCTAGCTTTAGGCCTCGCTTATAAAATCCGTGTCTTGGACGAGCAAAAGCGCCGCGCACTACGTGCCGCTGAAGATAAAGAACGTTATCATCGTTTGGTTCGTGTCTTATCTCACGATGTGGCAAATACGGTGTCAGGACTCCTTTATCATTCTGATATGTTAAGATCCCATGTCGATAGGGGAGCAGCTTCAGTTCATTTGGATCGAATTTATAATTCGACTCAACAGTTGATTCAGATTTTGGCATCGGTTCGTCATGAAGAGGTATTTCATGTGTTTAAAGAAAATGCTGAAATGGAATTGGTGGACTTAAGAGCCGTTTGTGAAGAAGTCCTTCATCACTATGCCTGGCAACTGCGAGAAAAACAGCTTCGTGTGCAGATGAATGTTCCTCAAGAGGCTATGGTCCGCGCAGATCGAGCTGCGTTATCAAATCAAGTGATATCAAATATTGTGTCGAATTGTATTAAATTTAGTGAAGCCAAAAAACTCATCTCTTTGAAGTTGATTGACGACAGTGAGTTCAGGGTCTTAGAAATCACCGATCAAGGCATGGGTATTCTGCCAGAGGAAATTGAGACTGTGTTTGCCGCCAAGAAACTCATTTCCCACCGTGGCGCAAGTAATGAGGTTGGCACGGGTATAGGCACCTCGCTCGTTTCTGAATATATGAAGATTTTTGGCGGAAAAATTGAAGTGGAATCCTTTCACCATACTTTGCATGCAGAATCGGGCACGACAGTGCGTTTGATTTTTCCCAACTTGCAGCGCCTGGGTAACTAG
- a CDS encoding response regulator produces the protein MKVDPKKLDILLIEDNDEHAEIISRHLRRVDSMAITVTREFYLAKGVQRLTEKKFDAVLLDLHLPDSNFMETLPRVARVAGEAPIIVLSALDDRGSTIKAAQDGASDFLNKAHLSSELMARTILSSIERKESEIKIKHQLHQTALLSDLSQFALNEVNAEKVKLRCRQILMNSLLVDYVHFTEPPEAGKMALAQRPSDGVPFLFGELEFLGMQHEKEMMLRSGLRSGVNVVIVSKDVEIPPLVMMIYDHRDRTFKYDEIEFIKAVANILSSVLTHVYLEKLLQQKIESLKQAHQKKDEFLATLSHELRTPLNIITGYLEIVRESQPGSEEYQSAMEIIDTNLKIETRLIGEILDMSRIITGKMKLDLSFYALDEMIDSSIESLSLAMAAKKIHLELHVSPNLGRMWGDRDRMRQVIWNLVSNAVKFTPQEGIIKIFANKVNDLFEFTIEDNGVGIIAENQQDVFNRFWQEDSAITRQHMGLGLGLGIVRHIVELHGGTVEVFSAGRNQGTRFTIHVPIQQLRAVDATPVEKPPEPEQTVPNKNLRGMHLLAIDDSEDSLNLLQHLLKKSGATVEGTSDPQRGLDLAKNTGYDVIICDIGMPILDGYSLISQLRQWEEAQGRPATSAIALTAYVGKEDIDKALSVGFQAHMPKPLNLPLLKQKILELAPSGSSTSIASN, from the coding sequence GTGAAAGTCGACCCTAAGAAGTTAGACATTTTGCTAATCGAAGATAACGACGAGCATGCCGAGATTATCTCTCGACATTTGCGTCGTGTTGACTCGATGGCGATCACTGTCACGCGAGAATTCTATCTTGCGAAGGGCGTCCAGCGTCTCACAGAAAAGAAATTTGATGCTGTTCTGTTGGACTTGCATCTTCCGGATAGCAATTTTATGGAAACTCTGCCTCGCGTCGCCAGGGTTGCAGGTGAGGCACCGATCATTGTTTTGTCGGCGCTTGATGACCGAGGAAGTACTATCAAAGCGGCTCAGGACGGAGCCTCTGATTTCTTAAATAAAGCACATTTATCATCCGAGCTGATGGCGCGAACTATTCTAAGTTCGATTGAGCGCAAGGAATCTGAAATTAAAATCAAACATCAGCTTCATCAGACGGCGTTGCTGTCGGATTTAAGTCAATTCGCCTTGAATGAGGTGAATGCTGAAAAGGTCAAACTTCGCTGCCGTCAGATTTTGATGAATTCCTTGCTTGTGGACTATGTACATTTCACGGAGCCGCCTGAGGCGGGTAAAATGGCACTGGCGCAAAGACCCAGTGATGGTGTGCCATTTCTTTTTGGCGAGCTTGAGTTTCTAGGGATGCAACATGAAAAAGAAATGATGTTGAGATCCGGTCTTCGCTCTGGTGTGAACGTGGTCATCGTCAGTAAGGATGTGGAAATCCCGCCGCTGGTGATGATGATCTATGACCACCGTGATCGCACTTTTAAGTATGACGAAATTGAATTTATAAAAGCTGTTGCGAATATCTTATCCTCTGTTTTGACCCACGTTTATTTAGAAAAGCTTTTGCAACAAAAAATTGAAAGTTTAAAACAGGCGCATCAGAAAAAAGACGAATTTCTAGCGACACTTTCTCACGAATTAAGAACCCCATTGAATATTATAACCGGCTATTTGGAAATCGTTCGGGAATCACAGCCTGGCTCCGAAGAATATCAAAGTGCGATGGAGATTATTGATACAAATCTTAAGATCGAGACTCGATTGATCGGTGAGATTTTAGACATGTCGCGAATCATCACAGGGAAAATGAAGCTTGATTTGAGCTTTTACGCCCTAGATGAAATGATAGATTCAAGTATCGAATCTTTAAGTCTTGCCATGGCCGCCAAAAAAATTCATTTAGAATTGCACGTGTCTCCGAACCTGGGTCGTATGTGGGGAGATCGTGATCGCATGCGCCAGGTGATTTGGAATTTGGTTTCTAATGCAGTGAAATTCACCCCGCAAGAGGGAATCATAAAAATATTTGCGAACAAAGTGAATGATCTTTTCGAATTTACCATCGAAGACAACGGCGTAGGAATCATAGCAGAAAATCAGCAAGATGTGTTTAATCGGTTTTGGCAGGAAGACTCAGCAATCACTCGACAACATATGGGATTAGGGTTGGGGCTGGGAATTGTTCGCCATATCGTAGAGCTTCATGGAGGCACAGTTGAAGTATTTAGCGCCGGCAGAAATCAAGGAACGCGATTTACAATCCATGTTCCTATACAACAGCTGCGCGCAGTAGATGCAACTCCCGTAGAGAAACCGCCAGAGCCGGAGCAAACCGTCCCCAACAAAAATCTGCGGGGAATGCATTTGCTAGCGATTGATGATTCCGAAGACTCGCTGAATTTACTACAACATTTATTAAAAAAATCAGGTGCAACGGTAGAAGGCACCAGTGATCCCCAACGAGGCTTAGATCTAGCTAAAAACACGGGATATGATGTGATCATCTGCGATATTGGTATGCCTATTCTTGATGGGTATTCGTTGATCAGCCAGCTTCGACAATGGGAAGAGGCCCAGGGTCGGCCTGCAACCTCTGCTATCGCGTTGACCGCCTATGTCGGAAAGGAAGATATTGATAAAGCCCTCTCCGTAGGATTTCAGGCTCATATGCCCAAGCCTTTAAATTTACCGCTCTTAAAACAAAAAATATTAGAGCTGGCACCTTCAGGCTCCTCGACTTCCATCGCAAGCAATTAA
- a CDS encoding response regulator: MESTERPEPRSLAIHLIEDDDDHAGIVVRLLARAASSSSVERSKDGVEAIEYLEQKKQEEKRKLPDLILLDLKLPKKDGHEVLQYIKEDPILHSIPVVILSTSDAESDRTRAYELYANSYLVKPLELGSFKDLTDEIVRYWGIWNIPAAEKKQNGSNGINGAKPNGSVSESRP; encoded by the coding sequence ATGGAATCCACTGAACGTCCAGAACCAAGATCGTTAGCGATTCACTTGATTGAAGACGATGATGATCACGCAGGGATCGTGGTTCGCCTGCTTGCGCGTGCGGCATCCAGTAGCAGTGTGGAGCGATCGAAAGATGGTGTCGAGGCTATTGAATATTTGGAACAAAAGAAACAAGAAGAAAAGCGCAAACTGCCGGATCTTATTCTTTTGGACTTAAAACTGCCCAAGAAGGACGGTCACGAGGTTCTTCAGTACATTAAAGAAGACCCCATTTTGCATTCAATCCCCGTAGTGATTCTGTCAACTTCAGACGCTGAATCGGATCGCACCAGAGCGTATGAGCTCTATGCAAATAGTTACTTAGTTAAACCGCTTGAGTTGGGAAGCTTTAAAGATTTGACCGACGAGATTGTTCGCTATTGGGGAATTTGGAATATTCCAGCTGCAGAAAAAAAACAAAACGGAAGCAATGGTATCAATGGTGCCAAGCCCAATGGGAGTGTGAGTGAAAGTCGACCCTAA